The Methanohalophilus portucalensis DNA window AAGTCTTTCAGGATGGTCATGATAATAAGGGTCCTCTCCCATTGTCAGGTCTATCATGTGGACAGGATCATTTTCAAGCGCCTCGCATACCGTTCCGATCTCATCGGGAGTAAGCCTGTAGCGGTGGATATTGTTCTTACAGTTATAGTAGCAAAAAGAACACTGATTCTTACAGTATGTTGAAAAATAAACAAAACTGTACAGGAACACCTTATTTCCAAAAAAGTTATCACGGACCATGCGTGCCACATGGAACAACTTCTGCATCTCTTCTTCATCCTTTATGGCCAGCAGGTCTCTTATCTCCTGGTCCCTGAGCTGGTATCCTTCATTTATTGAGGATGCAAATTTGTCCAGCTGTTCATTGTCCATGTTTTCAAACAAATTATTCACCTGAGATTGGTTGTAATTCCGTTATAGTATGATATAGACCTGCTTGAACGCTTGATGTTTGTGTATTTGTGCTTAACCTTGAGTAATCTTTCAAGTCCCATTCCTGCGCCCATCCACGGTTTGGTCACTCCCCAGTCAAGGTCCTGTGGAATGGGTCCCACAACGGCTGAAGATATTTCCATGTCTCCATGCATTATGTCAATGGTATCTCCATACACCATGCAATTATCCGAGATTACCTCGTAATCGATTTTCAGATATTTGAGCAGGTCATCAATAATTTTCAGCAGATTTTCTCTTGTGCATCCCGAACCCATCTGGCAAAAATTAATCATTGTAAACTCTTCAAGATGCTCCTTGCCGTCGGATTCCTTCCTGTAGCAGGTACCTATCTCGAATATCCTGAGGGGGTCGGGCATTATGTTATCAAAATTGTGCAGGTAATTGTATAATCCCGGGGCAAGCATGGGCCGCAGGCATGTATTCTCATCCACCCGGAATATCTGCCTGTAGAGAGGATCTTCTTCAGTGATTCCCATTCTTTCAATGAATTTAGCCGGGATCATGACTGAAGTGCGTACTTCCATGAACCCCTTTTCTATTAAAAACAGGGAAATATCCCTTTCAAGCTGGGCCAGCTGATGTCTGCGATCCTTCTCATACATATGGCGCAGGTCTTGCTTTCTCTTTTTGACAAGTTCTGTCTCCAGCTCCTTGAAGGGTGGGAGTTCTTTTACTGAACTAAGGTCATCTGCAGGGCTAAGCAGCGTTGTAATTCTTTTTTTCTGGGCAGGTGTGTAATCCGGTTTTACAACCTTTTCTTTTTTTGCCTCTTTTGCAACAGGTGGCATTTCATTTGTCTTGCTGGAAACGGCTTTGACCACTGCTGCCTTTGGAGGTTTGTTGTTTTTTGTTTTTGAAGCTGTGACAACACGTGCCTGGCTTCCCCTGCCAAAATCTTTTGTTACAAAACGAGTAATACGCTCATCGGAAAGTTTGCAGTTTTTGCATGCTTTGCGATATTTATTGTTGCGTAGCGCCCTTGCAGAGCGACTTCTTCTGGAATTACGTACTGTAAAGCGGCTTCCGCAGTCAGTAGTGATATGAATATGGTTCCTCGACACCTCGAAGTTCTTTACACCATGGAGTAACCCGTTCCTTGAGAGCCACACTCCGTTGGTGTCTATAAGTAAATCTAGTGGTTTCCTTTCCATAGGGGATTGCTCCGGCTATAGGGGCGACTTCTGATATCTACATTTGCTGAGGCGTCTAATTTTGCAACATATCCAGACCGTCACTTTCTATTTTACTGGCGGAAACCCCGGGAATCTAACCCGGCTGAATGGATCTAGAGTCCATTTGATCTACCTGATCAGGTTTCCACAGGATAGTCTGCTTTATTTCTTTGAATTTGTATTTAACTCTATGGGTGTGTGATGGGAAATAACAGTTTCCTATCATAAATTATATTAATAATAAGTTCGCTGCTAAAAATTGCTTTATATAACTTCATGCATCTTGAAAAACACCAATAAAAGCCGGCAGATGATAATCATATGCTCCCCTTCAAAGAAAATATACTTGAGTTAATTCCTTCAACCCATGGCGGACTTATCCGGAAGACCTCACAGCAGTATTCCATTCCTCTCTCCGATATAGTGGATTTTAGTGCCAGTTTGAATCCTCTGGGCAGCCCTTTTGATAATCCTGAATGGGATATGGACCTGCAGGATTTGTTTGCCACATCTTTTGAAAAAATGGGCCAATATCCTGATAATCGCTATCTTGAATACAGAGCTGCAGCTGCCTTTTTTGTAGGAGGGGGTGCAGGTGCTGTTAACATTGTCCCCGGTAATGGTTCATCGGAAATCATCAGGCTTGTCGCCGGTTGTATTCTCAATGAAGGGGATGAGGTAATGATTCCCCAACCCACCTTTGCTGAATATGAGCAGCAATGCAGGGTGGCAGGGGCAAAGATTGTGTATTATCCGGTAGAATCCCTGCTTTCCATATCTGAGGATGCTCTGGAATCGGCACGTATCCTTTTTGTTTGCAATCCCAACAATCCTACAGGTAAGTTGCTGGCAAGGGAAGATATCCTGCGCCTTGCAGGGCTTTGTGCAGAAACAGATACTCTGCTTTTTGTTGATGAAGCTTTTATTGAACTATCCGATATATCAAGTACTGTCGTTGATGTTGCCGTCTCTAACGATAATATTTTCGTAATGAGGTCACTTACCAAATCATTTGCACTGCCGGGTATACGTATGGGATTTGGTGTCGCATCTGAGGTAATGGCTGAAAAATTGAATACTGCCCGTCTGCCCTGGAATATGGGCTCTCTTGCTGAAGAGGTGGGATGTTCCCTGATGGGTATGGAGGGTGGTATGGAATCAACATACCTGAATGTGTCCCGCCAGAAGATAACAGAATACAGGGATTATCTTATAGATCGGCTGAGTGATATCTACGGTTTCCATCCTCATTCAAGTTCTGTAAATTATATACTTGTGGATATCTCCGAGCTCCTTATGGACTCTGTAGAACTCACGAAAAGGCTTGCAATACATGGTGTACTTATAAGGGATTGCAGTTCTTTCCCGCTGATGGAAAACGATTTTATCCGTCTTGCCGTGCGGCCTCCTGAAGAAACGGATATACTGATCCATACTATCGGAGAGGTCCTTACAGAATCCGGTAAGGATTATGCTGAGGAAAAACTGAAAGAAACCATAAAAGGCGTCTCTTCCGGCTGTTCTTCAAGCCGCAATACCTGTGAATACTATCCCTGTCATTTCGAAGGTCAGGACTGTACTTTTTGTTTCTGTCCCTTCTACCCATGTGAAGATACGCGCACTGGGGGTAAATGGATAGATAGCACTACAGGTAGCAGGGTCTGGAGCTGTGAAGACTGTGTGCTTGTCCATAATTCGGATGTTGTACACAGGATGCTTAACATTCTCATGGAGGATGGGGGTACTGACATCAGCCTCAAAAAAGCCTGGGATGAAGTGATAGGTGTCAGTTTATAATTTATACCATCACTATTTATCAATTCGTAGTTGGTTTATCCGGGATCGTAAAGGTAAATGTACTTCCCTTACCAACCTCACTTTTCAGTTCGACCTGTCCATCGTGCATTTCCACCAGTTCCCTGACAAGGGAAAGTCCCAGTCCGGTGCCCTTATGTTCACTGGATTTGGAGGATTTGACCTGCTGGAAAGGTTCAAAAATTGTAGTCTGCTCGCTCTCGGGTATGCCTATGCCGGTGTCAGAGACTGCAACTTTCAATTTGTCCTTTTTTTGATTGGCAATAATTGTAATTGTTCCTTTAGCCGGGGTAAACTTGGTTGCATTGCTCAGCAGATTGTACATAATCTGTTTGAACTTTTTCCTGTCAGCATAAACCCTAATTTCTTCAGACGGTAAATCCATTTGCAGGTCTATCCTCTTTTTGGACGTGAGAGGTTTGATGAGTATGCTGATTTCATCCAATACTTCATGCAGCTCAAAACTACTGTATTCAAGTTGTTCTTGTCCGGCTTCGATCTTTGAAATATCTAGAATATCATCTATCAAACTTAACAGGTGATTGCCGCTTTTGGCAATATTGGAAACATATTTCTTCTGAGGATCATTGAGTTCGCCCCTTACTTCTTTTGATAGTATGTCGGAAAACCCAATGATTGAGTTCAAAGGAGTCCTCAATTCATGACTCATATTTGCCAGAAATTCACTCTTGGCCTGGTTCGCTTTTTCTGCAGTTCTTTTAGCCTTGATGGCATTTTCTTCGGCAGTCTTACGTTCTGAAATATCCTGAAACAGTTCCAGAATGTATGTATCTCCTTTTATGGAAATTTCCTGTGCATTTTTCAATATAGGTTTTTTTCTTCCGTTTTTGCACTTTATTGTGGTGTCCATCCCTCTGAATCCTTCCTTTCCGTCTTCCCATATGGGGCACTGTTTTGAGGCTGAGCCCTTGGGGCAAACGATGTCACATAGTTGTCCGACGAGTTCTTCCCCTTTATAACCTGTAATCTCACATGTACGGTAGTTTACATCTTTTATGATGTAGTCCTGATCTATCATCAGGACCCCGCCGGGCATGTTTTCATATATAGTCTTTAACTTTTCTTCAGCTTCGACCCTTTGTGTAATGTCATTCCCAATGGCAAGAAGGCCAGTGACTTCTCCATTCTCATTTTTTAATGCCGTGTCGAACCACTCGACAGTGACCTCATTGCCTTTTCTTGTGACAATAGGGTTGATATTACCCTCTGTAGGATGGCCGGCAATTGCTTTTTTGAATACAGACCTGGTCCTTTCCTTTTCTCTGCCGGGTATGAATCTGGAAAACCAATCTTCTCCCTTCACTTCCTTAAGTTCGTAGCCGGAGATCCTTTCCATATGGGGGTTGCAATATACGATCTTTCCCTGCCTGTCAAGAACAGTCACAATCACTCTGGCAGTGCCGATTAGGCCGGTTAATAGGTCGATTTCTTTTACCAAACTGTCTTCATTCTTTTTTTCTTCAGTGATGTCCCTCATTATTCCCAGGTATCCGTATATTCTGGATTTTTCTGTAAAAAGAGGGGATATTTTAATCTGGCAGTAAAACGTACTTCCATCCTTGCATTTCCTGATTCCTTCAATCTCATGAGGTTTTCCGGAATAGAGGTCTGAGAACATTTCTTTTTTCTGTTCCGAGGTCAGTTCTTGCTCATGGAGGATTGTTATTGGTTTGCCCTTTATTTCAGGCAAAGTCCATCCGAACATCTCTTCTGCAGTTCGGTTCACAAAATTGATGGTAAAATCAGGATTAGTATATATTATGGCATCTGTGGACTGCTGGATCATGTCTTCAAATACTTTTGATTTGTTCACAGGTGCATTAAATTCTAAATTATCCACATCAACCACATTGTACATTATAGTATTTCAAATATTTTTATAATGCTAATTTGCATAAACATCCGAGTTATGGTGGATAAGGGAACTCTTTTTATTTATTCTTTGCGTATATTTTATTGATGTGATACAGCAATTTACGTTGCATGTCTGTTCTCGTTCACAAAAGATACCAATCATTATCGTTTTCTGAAAACTCGGGATCAATACCCACAACCCTTCTTTCAATCCCCAATTTATCGGTGATTGCATCGGAGAGATCCTGAAGATATCCTTTCTGGCTCAAGCTTCCATAAATGAATCTCTTGTTGGGGCGGATATGCTCTTCCATTGTTTTTTGTCGGGGTGCGATATCGACTTCAATATCCGTCTTCTCAAGACCTTTGAGCATTGCCTTCCTGAAGTCACCTGTGCAGTAGGCTATCCTGTGGCTATAGTTGTCACGGGTCTTCTCGAGGTATGTTGCAAGTCTTTTGCTTTCCATACTTATAAAATCCCGCTTGATCTTTGCCACATTGCATTTTCCCATCATGAATTTATAATCTGTAAAAGGGTACTCATTATCAATTTCCCGGGGAGTTACGCCACAGGTTCCAAAAACTACTATATGGACATCTTCGGGCTTTAGCAGGTCAAAAATGATCCTGTCATACATCCTGTGGGATGGACTCGTATGATAGGGTTTTCTCATAGAACAGGGGACGAATATGCAGAATTTGCGTGTAGGTGCCTCATATTCATTGAGGACCCATTCATTGGCACGTATCATGTCCGGATGATAGATTAATCGCTCTGTATCAAGTGGTTCATCGGACCTTTCGTTTTCTGGTATTATAGTGGGCACTTGACTACCGTTGCTGAAAAACTATATATATAATTAACGATTTGATTAGTATGGTTTTGTACAATCTGTGCAACTTTGTTTATAGGGCTTCAGGTGAGTTTTAATATGACGGGTTCTATTTCGGAAATGCTGAAAGCTAATTGTGAATGCGATGATGTTGCCAAGTGTATTCTGGGCTTAAAAGACCTGGATCTAAAGGCCTATAAAATACTCCTTTCCAATGGCCCACTGACAGCTGAAAGACTAGGGAAGCATCTGGGTCGTGAGCGCAGTACCGCTTATCGTTCTCTCCAGAACCTGATCTCATGTGGACTTGTTTACAGGGAAACACATACCATTGATGTAGGTGGCTATTTTTATGAATATGTGGCTGTAAATCCTGCAGAGGTCAGACGAATGCTTCAGGAAAGTGTTGACCAGTGGTATGATAAAGTAAGTCTTCTTATTAATAAAATTGATACGGAACTTGTAGGGAATGAAATGGCCTAAACATTCGTACATGAATGGAGTAAGTTTATTTTTTACAAAAGAAGTTGCTTTTTCCTGATATGTCCAAAGTTGCCTGGTGAATCAGGTGATGCTGGAAATTTTACCCTGTTATTTTGAGTTTTTCTTCATATGCTTTGCATGATGTCCCATTCATTTATTTATGCGAAGAACTATTTCGCAACTGTGGCTATTGCCTCTGGTATTTGGTGTGAACTATGAAATTCGGGAAAAGTCATCTGCTGCTGCTTTGTATCACTGCCTTTTTTGCCATGGCAGGCGGTGCAATCCTTGCTCCTGTTTTGCCTGATATGGTGGCGCCTCTTGATACAACATCCCATGAAATAGGGCTTGTTATTTCAGTTTATACCATCTCTACCGCAATTTTCACTCTTGTAATTGGCCATTTTGTAGACCGGCTGGATCGGAAAAAAGTACTGGTGCCCTGCCTTTTAATATATGGTTTAATGGGTCTGGCAAGTTTTTTTGCCACTAATTTGCAAACCCTTCTGATCCTGAGACTTTTGCAGGGTACGGGAGTGGCCGGAATGATGTCGCTTGCAATGTTGATTATCGGAGAAGCTTATTCTGGTAGTGAACGTTTACACGCAATGGGTCGGGTCAGTACGACGATAGCGATTGGTATAATTGCGGCTCCTCTTATTGGAGGAGGTCTGGCAATTGCCGGATGGAATTATCCATTCCTGTTCTATGCTCTTTCCCTGCCCTTTGCATTAATTATGTTCTTTCATCTTCCCGAAACCAGGCCCCAAAATCTGGAAATCAATAAAAGAGGTTTACTGGATGCATTTGGTGCAATGAGGGATTTCCGTGTGGCCTACACAATATTTCTGGTGTTTGTGACATTTTTCCTGCTGTATTCAGTAGTAGTTTATGTGCCGTTTATGCTTAAGGAATATTTCGGATATACTGCAGATAAATCCGGAATTGTACTCGCTTTTCAGGGAATTGCCGTTATTATTGTGGCTTCAAATGTACGCAAGATAGCTGCAAGGTTTGAGATGATTTCAATGATAGGTATTGGCTTTTTCCTTGTAAGTGTTGCTATATTGTTGTTGACACAGGTGGACTCTGTACTCTCTGTCATTGCCCTTATGTTTATTTTTGGCTGCGGGTATGGCCTTTCCCAGACGGTTATAGACGGGATGATCGTTCACATATCCCCTCCTCAGGTAAGAGGGGGCGTACTTTCCATTCATAATTCCACAAAATATGTGGGAATGAGTTTGTCTCCTGCATTGATGGGGATGGTTTATTTTTATTTTGGACTGCAGACTGTTTTCTTGCTTGCAGGTTTATTGGCTTTGTTGGCCGGGATTTCTGTTTATATGGTGAAGGGATGGTTTGTTGATGTCTGAATTAAGTTAGGTTTGACAGTACAAACGGATATAAGCTCGTTATATTTATCAATTCAGTGGATTATTTATTAGATCGATGTGCTCTGTATTTTGCACTATCTTTTGGGGAATATTAATGGAGGCCGATACAGCACAGAAGAAACTGGCAGTACTTATCGATGCTGATAATGCACAACCTTCCATAGTGGAGGGACTTTTTTCGGAAATAGCCAAATACGGGATTGCAAGCGTAAAACGGATTTATGGTGACTGGACGCGTCCCAACCTTAAAAACTGGAAGGACAGTCTCCTGGAACACTCAATCCAGCCGATACAGCAATTCAGCTATACTTACGGGAAAAATGCTACCGATAGTTCCCTTATTATCGATGCGATGGACCTGCTTTATTCCGAATCCCTGGATGGTTTCTGTATTGTTTCTAGTGACAGCGATTTCACACGCCTTTCATCCCGGATCAGGGAATCGGGTCGCAAGGTATATGGTTTCGGAGAAATCAAGACTCCAAAACCCTTTATTGCGGCTTGTGACAAGTTCATATATACGGAAAACCTGCGTAAAGAGGAAGATGTAGTAGGCACAGTATCTGAGTCACCAATGCAGGCCCCGGGAAAATGGGATACCAACCGTCTCAAAGGCGACAGCAAGCTAGTTAAAATGCTAAGGGATGCTGTAGAAGATTCAGCTGAAGAAAGTGGCTGGGCTTTCCTGGGCAATGTGGGCAGCAATCTTGTGCAGAAACAGCCGGATTTTGATCCTCGCAATTATGGTTACAAGAAAATGTGGGACATTTTCCGGGCAATAGACCTTTTTGATATCGATGAAGTCCGGGCGGATAATTCCAGCAATAACCGGTTGATTTACGTGAAGGATAAGAAAAGTGATGGGAAGTGATTTTCCTTCACAATTGGTTTCCGGAATTGGCTTTAGAT harbors:
- a CDS encoding NYN domain-containing protein yields the protein MEADTAQKKLAVLIDADNAQPSIVEGLFSEIAKYGIASVKRIYGDWTRPNLKNWKDSLLEHSIQPIQQFSYTYGKNATDSSLIIDAMDLLYSESLDGFCIVSSDSDFTRLSSRIRESGRKVYGFGEIKTPKPFIAACDKFIYTENLRKEEDVVGTVSESPMQAPGKWDTNRLKGDSKLVKMLRDAVEDSAEESGWAFLGNVGSNLVQKQPDFDPRNYGYKKMWDIFRAIDLFDIDEVRADNSSNNRLIYVKDKKSDGK
- a CDS encoding MFS transporter → MKFGKSHLLLLCITAFFAMAGGAILAPVLPDMVAPLDTTSHEIGLVISVYTISTAIFTLVIGHFVDRLDRKKVLVPCLLIYGLMGLASFFATNLQTLLILRLLQGTGVAGMMSLAMLIIGEAYSGSERLHAMGRVSTTIAIGIIAAPLIGGGLAIAGWNYPFLFYALSLPFALIMFFHLPETRPQNLEINKRGLLDAFGAMRDFRVAYTIFLVFVTFFLLYSVVVYVPFMLKEYFGYTADKSGIVLAFQGIAVIIVASNVRKIAARFEMISMIGIGFFLVSVAILLLTQVDSVLSVIALMFIFGCGYGLSQTVIDGMIVHISPPQVRGGVLSIHNSTKYVGMSLSPALMGMVYFYFGLQTVFLLAGLLALLAGISVYMVKGWFVDV
- a CDS encoding DUF5591 domain-containing protein; amino-acid sequence: MPTIIPENERSDEPLDTERLIYHPDMIRANEWVLNEYEAPTRKFCIFVPCSMRKPYHTSPSHRMYDRIIFDLLKPEDVHIVVFGTCGVTPREIDNEYPFTDYKFMMGKCNVAKIKRDFISMESKRLATYLEKTRDNYSHRIAYCTGDFRKAMLKGLEKTDIEVDIAPRQKTMEEHIRPNKRFIYGSLSQKGYLQDLSDAITDKLGIERRVVGIDPEFSENDNDWYLL
- a CDS encoding PAS domain S-box protein translates to MDNLEFNAPVNKSKVFEDMIQQSTDAIIYTNPDFTINFVNRTAEEMFGWTLPEIKGKPITILHEQELTSEQKKEMFSDLYSGKPHEIEGIRKCKDGSTFYCQIKISPLFTEKSRIYGYLGIMRDITEEKKNEDSLVKEIDLLTGLIGTARVIVTVLDRQGKIVYCNPHMERISGYELKEVKGEDWFSRFIPGREKERTRSVFKKAIAGHPTEGNINPIVTRKGNEVTVEWFDTALKNENGEVTGLLAIGNDITQRVEAEEKLKTIYENMPGGVLMIDQDYIIKDVNYRTCEITGYKGEELVGQLCDIVCPKGSASKQCPIWEDGKEGFRGMDTTIKCKNGRKKPILKNAQEISIKGDTYILELFQDISERKTAEENAIKAKRTAEKANQAKSEFLANMSHELRTPLNSIIGFSDILSKEVRGELNDPQKKYVSNIAKSGNHLLSLIDDILDISKIEAGQEQLEYSSFELHEVLDEISILIKPLTSKKRIDLQMDLPSEEIRVYADRKKFKQIMYNLLSNATKFTPAKGTITIIANQKKDKLKVAVSDTGIGIPESEQTTIFEPFQQVKSSKSSEHKGTGLGLSLVRELVEMHDGQVELKSEVGKGSTFTFTIPDKPTTN
- a CDS encoding aminotransferase class I/II-fold pyridoxal phosphate-dependent enzyme translates to MLPFKENILELIPSTHGGLIRKTSQQYSIPLSDIVDFSASLNPLGSPFDNPEWDMDLQDLFATSFEKMGQYPDNRYLEYRAAAAFFVGGGAGAVNIVPGNGSSEIIRLVAGCILNEGDEVMIPQPTFAEYEQQCRVAGAKIVYYPVESLLSISEDALESARILFVCNPNNPTGKLLAREDILRLAGLCAETDTLLFVDEAFIELSDISSTVVDVAVSNDNIFVMRSLTKSFALPGIRMGFGVASEVMAEKLNTARLPWNMGSLAEEVGCSLMGMEGGMESTYLNVSRQKITEYRDYLIDRLSDIYGFHPHSSSVNYILVDISELLMDSVELTKRLAIHGVLIRDCSSFPLMENDFIRLAVRPPEETDILIHTIGEVLTESGKDYAEEKLKETIKGVSSGCSSSRNTCEYYPCHFEGQDCTFCFCPFYPCEDTRTGGKWIDSTTGSRVWSCEDCVLVHNSDVVHRMLNILMEDGGTDISLKKAWDEVIGVSL
- a CDS encoding helix-turn-helix domain-containing protein, whose product is MTGSISEMLKANCECDDVAKCILGLKDLDLKAYKILLSNGPLTAERLGKHLGRERSTAYRSLQNLISCGLVYRETHTIDVGGYFYEYVAVNPAEVRRMLQESVDQWYDKVSLLINKIDTELVGNEMA
- the pylS gene encoding pyrrolysine--tRNA(Pyl) ligase, with the translated sequence MERKPLDLLIDTNGVWLSRNGLLHGVKNFEVSRNHIHITTDCGSRFTVRNSRRSRSARALRNNKYRKACKNCKLSDERITRFVTKDFGRGSQARVVTASKTKNNKPPKAAVVKAVSSKTNEMPPVAKEAKKEKVVKPDYTPAQKKRITTLLSPADDLSSVKELPPFKELETELVKKRKQDLRHMYEKDRRHQLAQLERDISLFLIEKGFMEVRTSVMIPAKFIERMGITEEDPLYRQIFRVDENTCLRPMLAPGLYNYLHNFDNIMPDPLRIFEIGTCYRKESDGKEHLEEFTMINFCQMGSGCTRENLLKIIDDLLKYLKIDYEVISDNCMVYGDTIDIMHGDMEISSAVVGPIPQDLDWGVTKPWMGAGMGLERLLKVKHKYTNIKRSSRSISYYNGITTNLR